From the Nocardiopsis changdeensis genome, one window contains:
- a CDS encoding DUF6069 family protein, protein MSEFAAERPVNAVRLWSGGLATAVVAALVVLVGTLFFRGALGIPVLAPEEAGYLGDAGTAAYAFMAGVAALAATALMHLLLVAAPRARAFFVWIIGLITAIAVVTPFTQGVEGASPTATAVINLITGVAIAVLVNSVARTAVVRGGRPAREKPVLHQEGILPEVREPRREPTEPRGEPRGL, encoded by the coding sequence ATGAGCGAGTTCGCAGCTGAACGACCCGTCAACGCGGTCCGCCTGTGGTCCGGCGGCCTGGCGACGGCGGTGGTGGCCGCACTGGTCGTCCTGGTGGGCACCCTGTTCTTCAGGGGTGCCCTGGGGATCCCGGTGCTGGCCCCGGAGGAGGCCGGCTACCTCGGTGACGCCGGGACCGCGGCCTACGCCTTCATGGCGGGGGTCGCGGCCCTGGCGGCCACGGCCCTGATGCACCTGTTGCTGGTGGCGGCGCCGCGCGCCCGCGCCTTCTTCGTGTGGATCATCGGCCTGATCACCGCCATAGCGGTGGTCACCCCCTTCACCCAGGGGGTGGAGGGCGCCAGCCCCACCGCCACCGCCGTGATCAACCTGATCACGGGTGTGGCCATCGCCGTCCTGGTGAACAGCGTGGCGCGGACCGCCGTGGTCCGCGGCGGGCGGCCGGCCCGAGAGAAGCCGGTCCTGCACCAGGAGGGCATCCTGCCCGAGGTCCGCGAGCCCCGTCGGGAACCGACCGAGCCCCGGGGGGAACCGCGAGGTCTGTGA
- the alr gene encoding alanine racemase, translating into MAHFAHARVDLDAIAYNARLLRERAGGAALMGVVKADGYGHGMLPAARALLAGGATWLGTAFIREALGLRAAGITAPVLAWIIPPGEPVGEAVENGVDLGVSDAAVLEAVLGAARSLGRTARVQLKIDTGLNRGGIGHSEWGSLVEAAARAEEAGHLKVSGIWSHFACADEPGHPSIAAQLSVFHDALETADKVGLTPEVRHIANSAALLTLPEAHFDLVRGGIASYGLSPIPDLDVPGLRPAMTLRARVALTKRVPPGSGVSYGHRYVTDRETTLALVPLGYADGVPRAATNRGPVLLGGRGRVIAGTVCMDQFVVDVGDDEVAAGEYAVLFGDPDAHPGAPSAQDWAGVLDTIPYEIVTRVGVRVPREYVGGA; encoded by the coding sequence ATGGCTCACTTCGCGCACGCCCGCGTCGACCTGGACGCGATCGCCTACAACGCACGGCTGCTCCGCGAGCGCGCCGGCGGGGCCGCGCTCATGGGCGTGGTCAAGGCCGACGGCTACGGGCACGGCATGCTGCCCGCCGCCCGCGCGCTGCTGGCGGGCGGGGCGACCTGGCTGGGCACCGCGTTCATCCGCGAGGCGCTCGGGCTGCGCGCGGCCGGGATCACCGCGCCCGTGCTTGCCTGGATCATCCCGCCCGGCGAACCCGTGGGCGAGGCCGTCGAGAACGGCGTCGACCTGGGCGTCAGCGACGCCGCGGTGCTGGAGGCCGTCCTCGGGGCGGCCCGCAGCCTGGGCCGCACCGCGCGGGTGCAGCTCAAGATCGACACCGGCCTGAACCGGGGCGGCATCGGCCACTCCGAATGGGGCTCCCTGGTGGAGGCCGCCGCGCGCGCCGAGGAGGCCGGCCACCTCAAGGTGAGCGGGATCTGGTCGCACTTCGCCTGCGCGGACGAGCCCGGGCACCCCTCGATCGCCGCCCAGCTCTCCGTGTTCCACGACGCCCTGGAGACCGCCGACAAGGTCGGCCTGACCCCCGAGGTGCGCCACATCGCCAACTCGGCGGCGCTGCTCACCCTGCCCGAGGCGCACTTCGATCTGGTGCGCGGCGGTATCGCGAGTTACGGGCTGTCCCCGATCCCGGATTTGGATGTGCCCGGATTGCGGCCCGCGATGACCCTGCGTGCCCGCGTCGCCCTCACCAAGCGGGTGCCGCCCGGCAGCGGCGTCTCCTACGGCCACCGCTACGTGACCGACCGCGAGACCACCCTCGCCCTGGTGCCCCTGGGCTACGCCGACGGCGTGCCCCGGGCCGCCACCAACAGGGGCCCGGTGCTCCTGGGCGGACGCGGGCGCGTCATCGCGGGAACGGTCTGCATGGACCAGTTCGTTGTCGACGTGGGCGACGACGAGGTGGCCGCCGGCGAGTACGCGGTGCTGTTCGGCGACCCGGACGCCCACCCGGGCGCGCCGAGCGCCCAGGACTGGGCCGGGGTCCTGGACACCATCCCGTACGAGATCGTCACCCGGGTCGGCGTCCGGGTCCCGCGCGAGTACGTCGGCGGGGCCTGA
- the tsaE gene encoding tRNA (adenosine(37)-N6)-threonylcarbamoyltransferase complex ATPase subunit type 1 TsaE, with product MTDVTTTANASTAVTAATDGAMRALGRALAGLSRAGDLLILSGPLGAGKTTLTQGLGRGLGVRGSVTSPTFVISRVHPSLVGGPSLVHVDAYRLGGPDEIDDIDLDMTLPDSVTVVEWGEGVAEGLSDDRLEIRIERHADDSRTVHLTPVGRRWAGVALPVAVDDENTED from the coding sequence ATGACAGACGTGACGACCACAGCGAACGCGTCCACCGCGGTCACCGCCGCCACCGACGGCGCCATGCGCGCCCTGGGCCGCGCCCTGGCCGGCCTCAGCCGGGCGGGGGACCTGCTGATCCTGTCCGGCCCGCTCGGCGCGGGCAAGACCACCCTCACCCAGGGCCTGGGCCGGGGGCTGGGCGTGCGCGGCTCGGTCACCTCCCCGACCTTCGTCATCTCCCGCGTCCACCCCTCGCTGGTGGGCGGCCCCTCCCTGGTCCACGTGGACGCCTACCGCCTGGGCGGCCCCGACGAGATCGACGACATCGACCTCGACATGACCCTCCCCGACTCCGTCACCGTCGTGGAGTGGGGCGAGGGCGTCGCCGAGGGGCTGTCCGACGACCGGCTGGAGATCCGGATCGAGCGCCACGCCGACGACAGCCGCACCGTCCACCTCACCCCGGTCGGCCGGCGCTGGGCGGGCGTCGCCCTGCCCGTCGCCGTCGACGACGAGAACACGGAAGACTAG
- the tsaB gene encoding tRNA (adenosine(37)-N6)-threonylcarbamoyltransferase complex dimerization subunit type 1 TsaB, translating to MLLLAFDTATPAVTAAIGESGADGAFTLRASASSVDARRHGELLSPTIRRLTGEAGIALADLDAVAVGIGPGPYTGLRVGLATAHALADALGVPCHGVATLDALAFATGRTGPFVAMTDARRKEVFWARYDDRLTRVGEIAVDRPADLDTGGLPLVGDGARMYADVFGEAAAAPDPAHPDAAALAELALRRLHAGEALPAPEPLYLRRPDAVVPGAPKKVRQWVK from the coding sequence GTGCTGCTCCTGGCCTTCGACACCGCCACCCCCGCCGTCACCGCCGCCATCGGCGAGTCCGGCGCGGACGGCGCCTTCACCCTGCGCGCGAGCGCGTCCTCGGTGGACGCCCGCCGCCACGGCGAACTGCTCTCCCCGACCATCCGGCGGCTCACCGGGGAGGCCGGGATCGCCCTGGCCGACCTCGACGCCGTCGCCGTCGGCATCGGCCCCGGCCCCTACACCGGCCTGCGCGTGGGGCTGGCCACGGCCCACGCCCTGGCCGACGCGCTCGGCGTCCCCTGCCACGGGGTGGCCACCCTGGACGCGCTGGCCTTCGCCACCGGGCGCACCGGGCCGTTCGTCGCCATGACCGACGCCCGCCGCAAGGAGGTGTTCTGGGCCCGCTACGACGACCGCCTCACCCGGGTGGGCGAGATCGCCGTGGACCGCCCGGCCGACCTCGACACCGGCGGGCTGCCGCTGGTCGGCGACGGCGCCCGGATGTACGCCGACGTGTTCGGGGAGGCCGCGGCCGCACCGGACCCGGCGCACCCCGACGCCGCCGCCCTGGCCGAGCTGGCCCTGCGCCGGCTGCACGCCGGGGAGGCCCTGCCCGCCCCCGAACCCCTCTACCTGCGCCGCCCCGACGCGGTGGTGCCCGGCGCCCCGAAGAAGGTCCGCCAGTGGGTGAAGTGA
- the rimI gene encoding ribosomal protein S18-alanine N-acetyltransferase, with amino-acid sequence MAAGDVDAVMALERALFPADAWSEGMLREELAETATRHYVVAVAGDALVGYAGLRFVPPEGDVQTMAVAESAWGTGIGGALLTELLDQAARRGVRDMFLEVRSDNPRAQKLYARFGFERIGIRRGYYNGADALVMRRVAEEGTHE; translated from the coding sequence ATGGCCGCCGGGGACGTCGACGCGGTCATGGCGCTGGAGCGCGCCCTGTTCCCGGCCGACGCCTGGAGCGAGGGGATGCTGCGCGAGGAGCTCGCGGAGACCGCCACCCGCCACTACGTTGTGGCCGTCGCCGGCGACGCCCTGGTCGGCTACGCCGGCCTGCGGTTCGTCCCGCCCGAGGGGGACGTGCAGACCATGGCCGTGGCCGAGTCCGCCTGGGGCACCGGGATCGGGGGAGCGCTGCTCACCGAGCTCCTGGACCAGGCGGCCCGGCGCGGGGTGCGCGACATGTTCCTGGAGGTGCGCTCGGACAACCCGCGCGCCCAGAAGCTCTACGCCCGCTTCGGATTCGAGCGGATCGGCATCCGGCGCGGCTACTACAACGGGGCCGACGCCCTGGTCATGCGGCGCGTCGCCGAGGAGGGTACCCATGAGTGA